TCCGGCGTCACATGGTTGAGTGTGCCGATCTGATCGTCCTTGCCCCAGCGGCCCCAGTTCGAGAGCTTTTTCGAAGCTTCTTCGATCGCTTCCCGGCCTACCTTGATGTTCATCGACACGTTGTCCTCCACGGCATTTTCGTTACGGCTCTTCCCGCATGCGGGCGGCCGAAGCGATTGTGGAACAACCAAGACCGATCCGTCTACCGGTCAATTGAAGAAGCGCAAAAATGGGTCACGAGGTTTTTGACGATGTGGAATACCGCCGCATGCTGCGGGTTTGCCGTTTGTCAGGCTGGAATCATTTCAGGAGGTATCGATGCGTTTGCGTATGAAAGCGATGATCGGTGCTGCAATGACCGTCGGCATTCTGGCAGCGGCACCCGTTCAGGCCACATCGGTGATCGAGGAATGGGACAGTGTGAAGGTGCCGCCCGCACCGGCGCTGAAAGCCGTGACGGTCGATCCGAAGACCACGGCACTGCTGATGCTGGATTTCATGAACCAGAATTGCGGCAAACGGCCGCGCTGCGTCGAATCCTTGCCGGCGATGAAAAATCTGCTCGATGCCGCGCGCGGCGCAAAAGTGCCGGTGGTCTACAGTTTCATCGCCAACACCACGGCTGCCGATGTGATGAAGGACGTGGCGCCGATCGACGGCGAGGCGTCGGTGACATCGGGTCCTAATAAATTCCTGCGCACTGATCTCGAGAAAATCTTGAAGGACAAGGGCATCCAGACCGTGATCGTGGTCGGCACCGCCGCCAATGGCGCCGTGCTGCAGACGGCGTCGCACGCGGCGCTCACGGGCTACAATGTCATCATCCCGGTCGATGGTATCAGCGGCGATCCGTATGCCGAGCAATATACCGCGTGGAACATGGTCAACGCGCCCGGCGTGTCGGCGAAGTCGACGCTGACGAAGAGTGGGATGATCAAGTTTTGACGGACGCTCGTTCGCGGGAGGGAACAGGTTTGTTGTATCATCCCGCGAATGCTTCGCATCATTGTGATTGATGTCGATCAATGACTGTCCGCAACATTGCCTCATTGATTGAGTTTACTCGTGACTTCGGCGCAGGAGTGTGCCGCCACGTCCCTCAATTCTGGCCTTACGGCTCGTAACCGAGCGGCTGCGCACACAACCGAAGTGCCGCAGACGGAACAATGTCGATTCCCGAACGCGGGTGAGAGGGGAGGTTGGTAGCGTTTGTAACCAGGGAGAAACGTCATGGCGTATCAACAGGGTATCACCGGGGGCGATCCATTGCAGCAGGCCTTTGACGCTTGTGAACCGTACCGGGCCGCTTTCAGCGAAAACTGTGCGACCTTCTGGCGCGGTCAGGACAAGATCTTGGACAGCATGCAGGAATTCGCGTCCGGCTGGTTTACGCGTCGGCACGAGGCCGCGAGATCGGCCATCGAGACGGCTCAGCGTGCGGGAGCCGTGCATTCGCCGGCTGATGCCATGCGGGAATTGCAAAACTGGATGACGGGTTCGATGCAACGCATGACGGCGGATGGCGTGGCGTGCCAGAAACATCTCATGACTGTAGCGGAATGCACCTTATCAGCGGCAGCGACCGCGTCGCACGCGCCGGATTTTACATCGCCACCGCGTCCTGCTCCTGACAGCGGCCCATACCAGCATGCCAGGGCGGCCTAAGCGAGACGTCCGTTTTACACGCGGCCGAGCGCCCGCAACACCCGCCCCGGCGTGAAAGGCATTTCCGTCATCGGCGTTGCACCGAGCGGGCGCAGCGCATCGTTGATCGCATTCATCACACAGGCCGGTGCACCGGCAGTGCCGGCTTCGCCTGCGCCTTTCGCGCCCAGTTCTGAGTCGGCAGTCGGCGAGACGACATGGCCGATCTCCATGTCCGGCATTTCCATCGCCATCGGCACGAGATAATCGGCCATGTTGCCGTTCAGCATCTGGCCGCGCTCGTCATAGAGGCAATTCTCGAACAACGCGCCGCCGAGGCCCTGCACGATGCCGCCGCGGATCTGCTCATCCACGAGCTGCGGATTGATGACCGTGCCGCAATCCTCCACGCACCAGTGCTTCAACAGCTTGATGAAGCCGGTGTCGACATCGACTTCGAGATAGGACGCCTGAA
The genomic region above belongs to Pseudorhodoplanes sinuspersici and contains:
- a CDS encoding cysteine hydrolase, which codes for MRLRMKAMIGAAMTVGILAAAPVQATSVIEEWDSVKVPPAPALKAVTVDPKTTALLMLDFMNQNCGKRPRCVESLPAMKNLLDAARGAKVPVVYSFIANTTAADVMKDVAPIDGEASVTSGPNKFLRTDLEKILKDKGIQTVIVVGTAANGAVLQTASHAALTGYNVIIPVDGISGDPYAEQYTAWNMVNAPGVSAKSTLTKSGMIKF